A DNA window from Castanea sativa cultivar Marrone di Chiusa Pesio chromosome 7, ASM4071231v1 contains the following coding sequences:
- the LOC142643027 gene encoding eukaryotic initiation factor 4A-3, translating into MSDLGGASMVRQNPRRVTAPEEALEFETSKEVQVVTSFADMGIKDDLLRGIYQYGFEKPSAIQQRAVVPILQGRDVIAQAQSGTGKTSMIGLTVCQTVDTTSREVQALILSPTRELASQTEKVILAMGNFISIKVHACIGGKSVGDDIRKLENGVQVVSGTPGRVCDMIKRRTLKTTHIKLLILDESDEMLSRGFKDQIYDIYRYLPPVLQVCLISATLPHEILEMTNKFMTDPIRILVKRDELTLEGIKQFFVAVEREEWKFDTLCDLYDTLTITQAVIFCNTKRKVDWLTEKMRSNNFTVSSMHGDMPQKERDAIMEEFRAGQTRVLITTDVWARGIDVQQVSLVINYDLPNNRELYIHRIGRSGRFGRKGVAINFVKSDDIKILRDIEQYYSTQIDEMPMNVADLI; encoded by the exons ATGTCAGACCTCGGCGGCGCAAGCATGGTCCGCCAAAACCCACGGCGGGTGACGGCGCCGGAGGAGGCGCTGGAGTTCGAGACCTCAAAGGAGGTCCAGGTAGTAACCAGCTTCGCAGACATGGGAATCAAAGACGACTTGCTCCGCGGCATCTACCAGTATGGCTTCGAGAAGCCCTCCGCGATTCAGCAGCGCGCCGTGGTTCCCATTCTCCAGGGCCGGGATGTCATCGCTCAGGCTCAGTCCGGTACCGGAAAAACCTCCATGATTGGCCTCACCGTTTGCCAGACCGTCGATACAACCAGCAGAGA GGTCCAGGCCTTGATCTTGTCACCAACAAGAGAATTGGCATCTCAGACAGAGAAGGTGATATTGGCAATGGGTAATTTCATAAGTATTAAAGTACATGCATGCATTGGAGGCAAGAGTGTGGGTGATGATATCAGAAAGCTAGAAAACGGTGTTCAGGTGGTGTCTGGAACTCCAGGCAGAGTTTGTGACATGATCAAAAGGAGAACACTGAAAACTACACACATCAAATTGTTAATTCTT GATGAATCTGATGAGATGTTGAGCAGAGGGTTCAAGGATCAGATTTATGATATATACAGATATCTGCCACCAGTGCttcag GTTTGCTTGATTTCTGCTACCCTTCCTCATGAAATTTTGGAGATGACAAACAAGTTTATGACAGATCCTATACGGATACTTGTGAAACGTGATGAGTTGACTCTGGAG GGcatcaaacaattttttgttgccgTGGAAAGGGAAGAGTGGAAGTTTGATACTTTATGCGATCTTTATGATACCCTTACGATCACCCAAGCTGTCATATTCTGCAACACAAAGAGAAAG GTGGATTGGCTAACAGAAAAGATGCGTAGCAATAACTTCACTGTTTCATCAATGCATGGAGACATGCCTCAAAAGGAGAGAGATGCAATTATGGAAGAGTTTCGGGCTGGTCAAACCCGTGTCCTAATAACAACAGATGTTTGGGCCAGGGGGATTGATGTCCAACAG GTTTCTTTGGTGATCAATTATGACCTCCCAAACAATCGTGAGCTTTACATTCATCGTATTGGTCGCTCTGGTCGTTTTGGAAGAAAG GGTGTTGCAATAAACTTTGTCAAAAGTGATGATATTAAAATCCTACGAGACATTGAGCAGTACTACAGTACTCAGATTGATGAAATGCCAATGAATGTTGCTGATCTAATATAA